The following proteins come from a genomic window of Alnus glutinosa chromosome 10, dhAlnGlut1.1, whole genome shotgun sequence:
- the LOC133880352 gene encoding annexin D8, producing MATLIAPKHFSPVEDAENIKKACQGWGTDERAIISILGHRNAIQRNLIRLAYEEIYQEDLIKQLKSELSGDFERAICHWTLDPSDRDGVLANAALKKATPDYRVIIEIACIRSPEELLAVRRAYRHRYKHSLEEDVASHMMGYIRKLLVALVSAYRYDGDEFDAQMAHSEVDILHEKIQEKAFNHEELIRILSTRSKAQLKATFNHYRDIHGTSITKGLSGDPADDYLAALRTTIRCIRDPRKYYAKVLRNAINTVGTDEDALSRVIITRAEKDLKDIKELYFKRNNIALDDAIARDTSGDYEAFLLAILGRDEL from the exons ATGGCCACCCTAATTGCTCCTAAGCACTTTTCTCCGGTTGAAGATGCAGAGAACATCAAGAAGGCTtgtcaag GATGGGGAACAGACGAGAGGGCTATAATTTCCATACTAGGACACAGAAATGCAATTCAGAGGAATCTCATAAGGCTAGCTTATGAAGAAATTTATCAAGAAGATCTCATCAAGCAACTTAAATCTGAACTTTCTGGGGACTTTGAG AGAGCTATATGCCACTGGACTCTGGACCCTTCTGATCGAGATGGTGTTTTAGCTAATGCTGCACTGAAGAAGGCCACACCCGATTACCGGGTAATTAtcgaaattgcatgcatcagatcTCCAGAAGAGCTCTTGGCGGTGAGACGCGCTTATCGGCATCGCTACAAGCACTCTCTTGAAGAAGATGTGGCCTCTCACATGATGGGTTACATCAGGAAA CTTCTTGTTGCATTAGTAAGCGCCTACAGGTATGACGGGGATGAGTTTGATGCGCAAATGGCGCATTCAGAAGTGGATATTCTTCACGAGAAAATCCAGGAAAAGGCTTTTAACCATGAAGAGTTGATCAGAATTCTTAGCACAAGGAGCAAGGCACAGCTCAAGGCAACTTTCAACCACTACAGGGATATTCATGGCACATCCATTACCAAG ggtttgtcGGGTGATCCAGCCGATGACTATCTAGCTGCATTGCGCACAACTATCCGATGTATTAGAGACCCTAGAAAGTACTATGCAAAG GTCTTGCGCAATGCAATCAACACGGTGGGAACCGATGAGGACGCTCTCAGCCGTGTGATCATCACACGTGCAGAAAAGGATTTGAAGGATATCAAGGAGCTCTACTTCAAGAGGAACAACATTGCTTTGGATGATGCCATAGCTAGGGATACATCAGGAGACTACGAGGCATTTCTTCTTGCCATATTGGGGAGAGATGAGCTTTAG